Genomic window (Sphingomonas sp. S1-29):
GCTTCACAGCCAACTGCCTGGAGACTGTCATGTTACAGAATGCATTCGCACGCCTGCTGAAGATCGTCGCAATGTCCTCCGCGCTCGCCATTTGCGTCGCTCTCGCTACGCCGTCCGTTGCGCAGCCGGAGGTGTCTGCGGCTACCGCCGCCGCGGTTTACAAGACTGGCCCTGCCATGTGGATGGTAACGGACAAGGGCTCCGCGCCCTACCTGTTTGGGACCATGCACGCGCTTTGCCCGAATACGGTCTGGAACGGTCCGGCTACCAAGAACGCGATGGCAACCAGTGAGGAGATCTGGTTCGAAGCCGAGTCGCCCACCGATCCCAAAGCCCTAGAGTCGATCATTATGGAGTTTGGCATCGACAGGGCGAAGCCGCTCTCGTCGAAGCGCAGTAGCGCGGAATACGCGACCTTCAACGAAGCGATCGGCAAGATGGGCATGGAGATCGAGCAGGGAAGTTTGCTTATTGGCCGGCTTCCCTCATCCCTCACCAATCCGGCAAACCCGATAAAGGCAGCCATCAGTTTTACATTGAGAATATCCCGAACATGGGCCTTAACATCCGCCATAAGATTTGCGATAGTGAGGCTCGTCTCGAAACCTATACAGGCAAGCCCTCATTTGTCGAAGCCGCGCGCAACCAGATGTTATCTGGCAATGTAAGATATACTGTTATGGCGTTTATCGGCGACGATCCTACCCATCGTATCGCGGACTCGCAAATACCTCCTTCGATGACATGCATAAAGCGCCTACCGTCATAGACACGGAGGACGGTAATGCCAGTATTCAGATTACGTTGAGACGAACGCTCGCAAAGCTCTTCAGCTCATCGAGCGCAAAGCTACAAGTAGGTCGGCTCATATAGGCAACGCTATAGATACCCATCAATCAACGTAGCAATCATTCCTGTTCCTAATCGTCTCGGTAATGGACTCAAGAAGCAGCCTTCCAGGAGTCATTGGCTTTAGGTGCCGCACTAATTGTAGTCGGCTATGCCGCAACAAGTTTGCGGAACGTGTCCACTACGAGTCGGCGCTGAATTGGCTTGGAAAGGATTACACCCGGTGGTTCGCACGGCTCGCAATCCTCGGGGGTGCCGGTTATAAATATAACTGGAATGGCGCCCGCTTCGGTCATGATGGTCTGTACGGCGTGCGGCCCGGTCCCCACCAGGAGGTTTACGTCGGAAAGGATAATTGCCGGGGTACGATCGCGGGCGGCCGATACCGCTTCATCTTCTGTGACTGCGGTGGAGACTGAGGTAGCACCGGCTTCCTCGGCTAAGGCGATCAAGAGGTCGGTAATGAACCACTCGTCTTCAATGCTTAGCACGTGGCACATATTTCGGGTCCGTTAAGCGAAGCACATTGACACCTGTTAATAACAATTGGCGGCGGTATAAGGTCCGGCCAACGAAATTGGTTGGATCGTTAATCCGCGTCCCGAGGCACCATGCGCTTACAAAGGGCTTGATGGGGGTTTGCGGTCACGCCAGTATGGGCACGTCAGCCTGACGATTTGACGCCCCTCTTTCCCTTGCGAGTGGGGAAAAGGGTCCTTTAGCTCCACCCCCCCAAGCGGGTGGCATACCTTGCCGGTTTCGACACTTTGGTTATTGCGGATTTTCGAAAGAGGGCGCGGACAGCTTTGATGAATGACGGCGCCTCGTTGATCACGACAGGCGGTCGACGCCGGGTGAAAAAGGTTGCAAATAGGATGCGTGCCTCGGGTTTAAGCGCCGGCCATCGCTGCTCTCCTAGACATGGAAATTACATTGCATGAAGTAGCGGGCTGGATCGCCCCCATCGCGACCATGATTGCAGCGTTGATGACAGCCGCAAACCTCGGGAGCCGGATCACCGGTTGGGGATTCGTCGTTTTCACGGTTGGATCGATCGCATGGTCGACGGTGGCGATTGGCACCGGACAGACCAATCTGCTTCTGACGAACGGTTTTCTCACATTCGTGAACGCGGTGGGTATCTGGCGTTGGCTGGGCCGTCAGGCGCGGCACGAAGATGGAAGTAAGGCGGCAAAGGCCCGCAGCGCGGCGGCAAGGGTTCCGGACCTGTTTGGGATAGGATCGCTGGTGGGGGGAACGCTTATTGGCCGTGATGGAACTGCGATCGGAACGGTGATCGATGGGATGATGCGGTGCGACGGCGCCGGACTGGCTTATATCGTTGTTGGCGAGGGGGGCCTCGGCGGGGTCGGTGAGCGACTGCATGCTCTTCATCCTAATCGCCTCCGCTTCGGCGACGGCATAGCGTGCGATCTTGATGGTACGGAACTCAGTCAGCTACCTGTGTTAGCTAATGACGATTGGCCAACTACGCTCGACGATAACACGGCGTATAATTGAAACCTCTTTAAACACGATACGAATGGTGACGGGCTCGTTGGCTGTTTCTTCAGGCTAAATTGGGCTAGCCGTCGGCATCACGCCCAAGCGAACGGTTTGGTGCAAGCGGTTAATTGCCAAAGGCTTGCGCGCTATGGCAAATGATTCTCCGTGCTTAAGGAGCACATGCAATATGCTGAGCGATGCGGAATATCATAGCAGGCGCGCATCCAAGCACCGGTCTCAGAGGCCGTGTCAGAACGGTGGCGTAACAGTGGACGATCGAGCTTCGATGTGATTCCGGGCGGTTGCGAGACCAGACCTGGAAGGCATCATGTGGAACCCGACCGCCCGTGCGCTGCATAGCCGCACGGGCCTGCGCTATGGAAGCGATCTGACCGATGCGGAGTGGGCGATTGTCGCGCCGCTTCTGCCCAAGCCTTGCGATCGAGGGCGACGTCGCCGCTGGCACTGGCGCGAAGTGCTCGACGCGATCTTCTACGTGCTGAGGACGGGCTGCCCATGGCGCTTTCTGCCTGATGGCTTCCCGCCCTGGCGCACCGTCTATCGCTGGTTCGGCGAGCTACGCGATAGTGGCGGGTTCGAGGGGTTGAACCACCATCTCGTCCAGATGGATCGTGCCCGTGTCGGGCGCGAGCCGATGCCATCAGCGGCCGTGATCGACAGCCAGAGCGTGAAGACGACCGAGGCCGGTGGCCCATGCGGCTACGATGCCGGCAAGAAGATCAAAGGTCGAAAGCGCCATGCCATGGTGGATAGCGACGGGCGGACGCTCGAACTGCTGGTTCACCCTGCCGACGTGCAGGACCGCGACGGCGCCGTGCCTCTGCTCAAGATGTCCCGCGAGCGGCACCCGTTCGTGAAGCTCGTTTACGCCGACAGTGCCTATACCAGCGCGCGTGTCGCAACGGCGACGTCGATCGGCATCCAGATCGTGCGTAAGTTCGCCGACCAGACCGGCTTCGTCGTCCATCCGCGCCGCTGGGTCGTCGAACGAACCTTTGCCTGGCTCAACCGCAACAGACGCCTCGCCAAAGATTTCGAGCAAAGCATCCGATCCGCCACTGCCTTCCTATACGCCGCGTCCGCCATGTTGCTTATCCGGCGGCTCGCTCGTTACGCATGAGATTCGAGACGGGCTCTCAGGCCGAAAGAGCCGATCCAAATGCAAAAAGCATTCATCTGAAGATCGCGGCGCTTCATGAACAACGCGCCGCATTACTTAAGTCAAATCAAAACGACGGCGCGTCACTGTTGTTTGTTGCTGAAGACAAAGTGGCCTGATCCCGTCGGCGGTACCTGTTTGATAGCGCGTTACACCTGTTCGCGGCCGTTACCCCTTTGGACTTGTTGCCATGCAACAGCCCTTTGAAGAACACGCGATAACTGCTCGATAGAATAAGGCTTGTGCAGCAGGTCGAATCCATGGCCTCCATCCTGCGCAAGCACATGGCTGTAGCCACTCGTTAGTATCACCGGCACGTTAGGGAACTGACGACGGACCTCCTGGGCAAGTTCCACCCCATTCATGCCGGGCATCACAACGTCAGAAAACATAATGTGGAACCGGTCCGGGGTGGCCGCTAGCGCCGCAAGAGCGGCATTGGCATCAGTGGCCAATATACTATCGTAACCCAGCTCTCGCAGCGCTGCAGTTGCGAAATTCCCGACGTCCTGATTATCTTCTACCACAAGCACGCACGCACCATTCCCATCGACGAGGGCGGTTGGCTCAAATTCACTTGTCTCCGCCGCCTCGTCTGAGTTGGCGCGTGGAAGATAGAGGGTAAACCTTGTTCCCTCACCAAGCGTGCTGTCGACGCAAATGTCGCCGCCTGATTGTTTGGCAAAGCCGATCACCTGGCTTAACCCCAAGCCGGTTCCTTCACCCACACTTTTGGTAGTGAAAAAGGGTTCGAAGATTTTATCGAGCTTGTCGGGCGAGATACCAGAGCCGGTATCGCCTATCGTCACCGCCACAAAGTCGCCGGCGACGGCGGCATGGCCCCGGATCGGCGGAATGCTGGAAACCGGCTCGGTCGTGATAGTCAATCGCCCTTCGCCATGCATCGCGTCGCGAGCGTTGATTCCCATGTTCACGATCGCGGTATCGAACTGGCTGCGATCGGCTACGATGAAGTACGGATCGTCGGGGGTTTGGAGATCGAGTATAATCCGCGAACCGGTCATCGTCTGAAGCATGGTCGCGACCTCGTTCAGCGATGCTGCGACGTCGAACAGGACCGCGCTGAGGGCCTGACGACGCGCGAAGGAGAGAAGCTGCCCTGTCAATTTAGCGGCACGATCGGCCGTGTCGCCAATCGCATCGATGTAGCGAATACGCTTTTGCTCGGTGAGATTGTTGCGGCGAAGGAGGTCAACCGACCCTCGAATGACGGTCAGCAAATTGTTGAAGTCGTGAGCAACACCGCCTGTAAGTTGTCCTATCGCCTCCAGCTTCTGACTCTGCCGCAAAGCGTTCTCTGCCGTGGCAAGTGCTTCAGCCTTCTCGTGCTCCGCAGTCGTATCACGGCCGCTTGCATAAACACGCTCGTCACGGAACGATCCCATCCACGCAAACCAGCAATAGTGCCCCTCCTTGTGACGGAGCCGATACTCGTAAGGTACGACGAGTGGAGCCTCAAATATGCCCGCGAAGGCGACAAGGGTCCCCGCTAGGTCATCCGGGTGCGTCAAGTCGGCAAACGGTCGTCCGACGAGTTCCTGTTCTTCCCAGCCAAGCAACCTCGTCCAAGCCGCATTAACCGCCGCCAGTCGTCCGTCGCGTTCGGCGATCACGAGCAGATCTTGGGTCTGGGACCACGCCCGGTCGCGCTCGATCTGCGCTCGACTTAGCGCAGCTGCCCTCTCGGAAAGGGCCAAGGCTATCCGGGTCTCAAGCGTTTCATTCAACTCGCGCAGCTGCTCCTCTGCGGCGGACTTATCAGTAACGTCGGTATGAACACCGACCCATTCGCTGATCTGACCGATAGCGTTGAACGTCGGAACGGCGCGGATCGAAAAGCGTCGCCATGCCCCATCGTGTCGGCAGACGCGATGCTCAAAAACGAAAGTGCGCTTTTCCTCAACCGCTCTTTTCCAAGCGTGGATGGTTGGCTGCGCATCGTCGGGGTGGACTGCCTTGGACCAGCCAAAGCCCTGGTATTCAGCGTAGCTTTGTCCAGTAAGCGCAGCCCAGGCCGGCTGCTCGCCTATCATCCTACCGTCGGCGCTATTAGTCCAAAGAACGCCCTCTACCGCACCGACTGCGGCACGAAAGCGCTCCTCGCTCAGGCCTAGCTCGGCATTAGCCTCCTCGCGCTCGAGCATGGCAAGCCGCAGTTCAAGCTGCGCGGTAACCTGTCGCGCGAGCCGGCGAAGCGCATTTTGCTGTTGCTCGGTCAACGAACGCGGTTCGTAGTCGAGCACGCATAAGGTGCCGATCGCAAAGTCGTCGGAAGACTTCAGCAAGGCGCCAGCGTAAAAGCGCAAGCCCTTCTCGGCGTTGACTAACGGGTTGCACGCAAAGCGATGGTCCTGCGTCGCATCGGGGACGAGCAGGAATTCCTCTTCAAGAATTGCCGTGCCACAAAAGGAAGTTTCCAATGGGGACGTGTCAACGCCGAGCCCGATTTCCGCTTTGAACCACTGTCGATCACCGGCGATCAGGTTCACTGCCGCGATCGGCGTCCCGCATATTTCTGCGGCGAGCGCAGCCAAGTCATTAAACCCGCCCTCGCGCGGGGTGTCCATGACACGATATCGGGCAAGGGCTGCTATCCGCCTATCATCTTGCATCACCGAGCGGTTACCAATGGCCATGTAATGCCGCCTAATAGTGAAAACGAATTTGTTCCAGACATATGGTCGCATCTATATGGCCAAAGGGCGGTGTCGCAACCGATCGATGCTGCCGGAAAGCTCGGCTCTCCAGCTATCAGCGCTGATCCGCCAACAGGCATATCGCCGAGGGCGCATCGCATCCTTGCCTACTGAAGGTTCGGCCCCCCAAGCTCCTGGACCAAATTTACACCATATTGTTGGGTCCATCAGCCGGCCGGCGCGTTGCGTGCAGCGTCATCGAATGGCGGTGATACCTATCCGGAGCAAAACCATGTATTATCATGACAAGCGACTTCAGTACCCGGTCCACGTGGCCAACCCGGACCCGGCTTTCGCTCGTATGCTCCAGCAGGCAATCGGTGGCGTCGAAGGCGAGATCCGCGTTTGCATGCAATATTTCTTCCAGGCCTGGGGCAACCGTGCGCCAACGACCAAGTATCGAGACATGCTGCTACACACAGCGACTGAAGAGATCGGTCATATCGAGATGCTCGCGACCGCGGTCGCGTTGAACCTCGACAAAGCGCCAACTCACTTGCAGGAAGAAGGTGTTAAGGACAGCATCGTCGGCGCGGTGATGGGCGGCGAAAATCCGCGTCAGAGCATCGAGGGCATCATTCATAAGAACTTGCTTTCAGGCGGGATGGCAGCAATGCCAATGGATTCCGACGGCGTGCCGTTCAACATGAGCCACGTCTATGCTAGCGGTAACGTCGCTGCAGATATGTACTGCAACGTGGCTGCCGAGAGCACCGGTCGCGTGCTAGCCGTTCGGCTTTTCAACGCTGCCCATGACGAGGGCATGAAAAAGATGCTTCATTACATGATCGCGCGTGACACGATGCATCAGCAGCAGTGGCTGGCAGTAATCGAGGAACTGGGCGCCGAAGCAATGAACCTCCCGGTTCCCAACAGTTTCCCGCAGGACATGGAAGATCAAGCGAACAACTATAATTTCTACGCTACCTCGGTAGACGGGACTTTTCCGGAAGGGCGCTGGACCTCGGGGCCGTCTATGGACGGCAACGGCGATTTTACCGTTTTCCGAAACGAGCCGCTCGGCGACGAACCCATCATGGGGCCGGCGCGTCCAGACAGCGGCGCTCAGACGCAACAGATCGGCTAACCTCACAGGAGGCGGGCTTCGGCTCGCCTCCCACGTCTTAAGACGCGCAAACTAGGGGTCCACGTAAGCCCTCGCAATCCGGGGGAGCCAAACGGCGGATGCTCGTTATGGACAATAGTATGGAGCCTTCCGAATGTTCTGATCCTGCCGCCCCAAAGCTAGGTTGGCCTTTGTCAAATTGGAGCCTTTGTGACCGAACCGGATAACGATGACCTTGCGGTAACCCGTACATCGCTTGCGGAAGATCGTACAATCCTCGCCCATGAGCGCAGCTTCGCTGGGTGGCTTCGGACTGGCATGGCTGCAGTTGGGATCGGCCTTGGCTTCAATGCCCTGTTCGAAGCACTGCACCCTGCCTGGGTGCCTAAGGCAATTGCATCGGGGTTCCTGGTCATCGCCATTTTCATTTTCGTATCGGCCGAGCGTCGCGCATGCGGCATCATTTCGCGGTTGGAAGCGCACGAGATTACAGCGCTAAGACCGATTAAAATGCGGCTGCTGACAGGTGGTCTCGTCAGTGCGACCATGGCGCTGGGGGTGGCGATCTGGGCGTTGGCAGCGAGCGGATAGTGCTACGTAAAATAGTCGGCTGCCTCACCGCCACCATGCAAAAATGGCGTTAAATCCTGGCAAGACTGGGAGCTAAGATCTTGTCTGCCGCTGATCGCGCTCACCAGATCAAGGGGCTCGATACGCCAGCCACGGCGCTTGGCGCAACCTTGTACCTGCCCGCGACCCGAGGCGATCTCGCCGTAGTTCTATTGGGAGGCTGGCCGAACCTGCGCTCTGCCGTGGTATGGCTCGAGGATGGGGTCCGAACCGACGCCCGCCTATATGGGCGCGCTTGCCTATGATCATCACGTTCTAATCCCACCTTTGGAGTCGCGGGAGGTGTTCGACCCGACTGAAATGCGGCGGCTGCGTGAGCAATGACTGGCGATCCGCGATCGAATATTGGCGTTGCGGATCGGCGGTAACGACCTTTGGAGGCGTTAGGCGCTCGAGGTCAGCGATACGTACCGTGTACGACGGACCGCTTGGCCCGGTTGTTGCCGGGCTTATAGGCATGTTCGCGCCTTGGGGCTTTTTCACTGAGCGCCCCCGTGTTCGAAGGGTTCGGCAACGTGACGCTGCTACGCGAGGAGGTTACCCGTGACATCGAGCACGGCATGCTGACTAAAACCGCAATTCATCCTTCGCAGATCGATGCGATCCAGAGCTTATATGCCGTCGATCCCGGCGTGCTGATGGAAGCTCGGAAAATACGTGATGACACGACCGAAGCGGTGTTTTCGTTGAACGGCGCTATGTGTGAGCTCGCGACGCATCGCCGGTGGGCTGCAACCGTTGTTCGTCGGGCTGAGTATTTTGGCATCCGACGTGACAGCGTGTTGGCGCTCACGGGATGAGGAGGTGGGGATGGCCTACAAACTTCGGGTCAAGATCGACGGGGAGGTTGGTGATCTGACCGAGCATGGTAAGCTGCTTATGCGCGGAGACACCTACGGCGTTTAAAAAGGCGCCAATATAACTGAGGGCGATGGTTATGGAAAATATCCTGGTCGCAACCGATTTTTCGGCGCGATCTGATCGCGCATTGCGAAGAGCTATGCATATAGCTCGGCGTAGAAACTCAGTCATCTATTTGTTGCACGTAGTAGACGGCGATCAACCTCATCGGCTAATAGAATCCGACCACTCATTGGCCGCACTTCTGCTGGCTGAGGCTGCGAGCACGCTTACCGTGGAGGATCGGCTAAGTTCCAAATCAATCGTAACCGTCGGAGATGTTGATTCTGCAGTTCTTGAAACCGCGGACGATATCGGCGCGGATCTTATTATCATGGGACCCCATCGCAAACGCATAAGAGATGTATTCACGGGCACAGTAGTTGAACGGGTACTTCGCCGTGCAGAGCGCCCCTTATTGATCGCAGCGGAACCGCCGATAGCACCCTATCAGAAAGTTTTGCTGGCGTTAGACTTCGACGAAGCGTCGAAATCAGCGGGCCGCGCCGCAGTCGCGCTGGGAATCTTCGAGAATATGGACGTAGTGGTAATGCACGCTTTCGATACGCCTGCAGCTGGCATGTTGCGGCGTTCGATGTTGGGCGATGCGGTTCCCGACTATGTCGAGGAAGAGCGCCAGGATGCGGCTAACAAAATGCATGACCTTGCAGGGGCGATCGGGTTGCCGTCCGGCAGGCGGCACGTTGTAGCGGTTAATGGAACGCCGGCAAGGACTATACTCGAGGCTGCACAGGGCAATGGCGCTGAGTTGGTAGTAATGGGTGCGAACCAGCGGAAAGGGTTCGAGTGTCTCCTTATCGGCAGCGTCGCTCAAGACGTAATTCGCAATGGTATGCACGATATACTAATTGTGCCTGATAAGGGCATCTAGGAAAAGCCAGTTCAAATGTTACTTTGATCTGCTGGTACCCTGACAGGGAGTGTGGCTGCACCTTCAGCCTTAGTAGGGCAAAACTTTTCCGTGCCTATTCCGTAACAGGTCATTGATAGGGAGCCCATGGCGTAGCCGCGAACAATTGCGTCCGCACGCCCTTCTGATGCGGCCGCAAGTCCCGCAGTGTAAAGGAGGGGGATAAAGTGATCGGGTGTGGGGACGGATTTGGCGTAGTCAGGATGGTCCGTTACGCGCAGGATGCTCACCGGATCTTCAGCAAGCTGGGTCGCGACGGTTTCGTCAAACCGCAAGTTCCAATCAAAAGCCGCGTCTGGCCTGTTCCATCGTACAAGCTGAAGATTGTGAACCACGTTTCCGCTGGCTAGTATCATAACACCGCTTTTCCGCAAGGCGGCCAGCTTCAAACCCAGATCGACATGATAGGCAAGCGGCTTGAGTGCGTTAATAGATAGCTGGACGACCGGAATGTCCGCTTCAGGATACATATGTGCAAGCACGCTCCAGGTACCATGATCTAGGCCCCATTGGTCGTAGTCGAGCCCTACCCAATAGGGCTTTACAACATCTGCAACTTCTTGCGCTAAGTTAGGCGCGCCCGGCGCAGGATAATCATAGGCGAAAAGTTCTGGCGGAAATCCGTAAAAATCATGGATTGTTCGAGGGCGGGGCATTGCGGTAACTGCGGTTGCGCCAATGAACCAATGCGCTGAAATAACCAAAATGGCGCGCGGACGGGGAAGAACTCGGCCCAAGTCTGACCATGATTCGGTGAAACCGTTCGTCTCCAGCGTGTTCATCGGACTGCCGTGTCCGATGAAAAGTGCAGGCGCAGTAGCGGGCTGAGAGATCATGAATCTTATCCTTAGCAAGAATTTCCGGCAGTTTGGTCAACGTGCTGTAACGCGGCAAAGGAAATCTCCGCTCGGGTTATAAGAATGCTGGCTTCCCCGGTACATCCTCAGAGACCCGGTGCGACCGGCTGTTTTAGACGAGTGAACCATCGTAGTTTGCTCGCGCGATGTCGCTCCTAGAACGAGGTTGTCGAGGGCCCTTCGCAATACGTCATATTACATTTAGCGGGTTTGATCGCGAGCTCGCTATCCGCAATAACCGACTTTCAACCATCTTTTCGCTGCCGCCCCCTGATTGCAGTGATCGCAACGGTAACAATAATTTCGCGCCGCAGTGGTCGGCCGCGGGGACTCTACTATGCGGTATCTACTCCGGGTCGAGGTTTGTATCGTGGCAAGGACCAATGGAAGTGGAGTGCTGCCGCCCGCACAAGCAGCCCGACTACGAAGCCGACTGCTGTTGCAAATTCCCTGACAGCCCCCAATCCTATAAGGCCGATGAATGCCGCTGCTGCGGCGAGCGCTGCAGTAATATAGACCTCACGCGTCAAGATAACCGGGCTTTCACCACCCAGTAGATCGCGAATGATCCCGCCAAAGGTTGCTGTAACGACGCCCATAGCGACGACCACGGCGGCTCCTACCCCGGCGTCCATCGCGCGGCCTGCACCAGTAACGGCGAATAGGGCTAAGCCCACGGCGTCCAGCCAAAGCAAAGTCCGGTAACGGGACTGAGGAATATGGGCGGTAAAGAATATTACTACGGACGTGACGCCACAGGTCAGCAAATAGGAAGGCTCCTCAATCCAGAACACCGGAAGATTTAGGAGCGTGTCGCGTAGCGTGCCACCCCCGATACCCGTGACCGTGCCCATCAGCGCGAAGCCGACGATATCCATTTGCTTACGTGATGCAACGAGGCAGCCGGTCACCGTAAATACAACTACGCCGAACCAATCTAGCGTTGACGCAATTGTTTCAAACATAGCCTGCACCGGAGGTCAAATTGTTCGATTCGACCGGAGTCCGCAATCGCGTCAGCATATGTCACCTCACCTTCGCATCTACGTCTATGACTGCGTCTGATGGATCAAGCTCGTACTGTTGGCGGCCCCATTTGGTATGATCAGGGCGGTGAACTAACGCCGCGGCCTTCGGCCTCATCATCGATATCAGCTTCCTGCAGGCGTCACCATCCGGCCGATGTTCAGTCTTTTCAGCTATAAGGCCTACGCCAACCCTGCAGGAGCCGGAAGCCGGCGTGGTGTTGGAGATGTCAAGACGGTCTGGAAGAGGCTGCCCCCAACACTACCCGGCTTAAAGGTGGGTTGCCATTGTTGTCGCACATTCCTGCCGGGTCGCACGTGC
Coding sequences:
- a CDS encoding TraB/GumN family protein, producing MLQNAFARLLKIVAMSSALAICVALATPSVAQPEVSAATAAAVYKTGPAMWMVTDKGSAPYLFGTMHALCPNTVWNGPATKNAMATSEEIWFEAESPTDPKALESIIMEFGIDRAKPLSSKRSSAEYATFNEAIGKMGMEIEQGSLLIGRLPSSLTNPANPIKAAISFTLRISRTWALTSAIRFAIVRLVSKPIQASPHLSKPRATRCYLAM
- a CDS encoding response regulator, whose translation is MCHVLSIEDEWFITDLLIALAEEAGATSVSTAVTEDEAVSAARDRTPAIILSDVNLLVGTGPHAVQTIMTEAGAIPVIFITGTPEDCEPCEPPGVILSKPIQRRLVVDTFRKLVAA
- a CDS encoding PRC-barrel domain-containing protein; translated protein: MEITLHEVAGWIAPIATMIAALMTAANLGSRITGWGFVVFTVGSIAWSTVAIGTGQTNLLLTNGFLTFVNAVGIWRWLGRQARHEDGSKAAKARSAAARVPDLFGIGSLVGGTLIGRDGTAIGTVIDGMMRCDGAGLAYIVVGEGGLGGVGERLHALHPNRLRFGDGIACDLDGTELSQLPVLANDDWPTTLDDNTAYN
- a CDS encoding IS5 family transposase, coding for MWNPTARALHSRTGLRYGSDLTDAEWAIVAPLLPKPCDRGRRRRWHWREVLDAIFYVLRTGCPWRFLPDGFPPWRTVYRWFGELRDSGGFEGLNHHLVQMDRARVGREPMPSAAVIDSQSVKTTEAGGPCGYDAGKKIKGRKRHAMVDSDGRTLELLVHPADVQDRDGAVPLLKMSRERHPFVKLVYADSAYTSARVATATSIGIQIVRKFADQTGFVVHPRRWVVERTFAWLNRNRRLAKDFEQSIRSATAFLYAASAMLLIRRLARYA
- a CDS encoding PAS domain-containing protein; translated protein: MAIGNRSVMQDDRRIAALARYRVMDTPREGGFNDLAALAAEICGTPIAAVNLIAGDRQWFKAEIGLGVDTSPLETSFCGTAILEEEFLLVPDATQDHRFACNPLVNAEKGLRFYAGALLKSSDDFAIGTLCVLDYEPRSLTEQQQNALRRLARQVTAQLELRLAMLEREEANAELGLSEERFRAAVGAVEGVLWTNSADGRMIGEQPAWAALTGQSYAEYQGFGWSKAVHPDDAQPTIHAWKRAVEEKRTFVFEHRVCRHDGAWRRFSIRAVPTFNAIGQISEWVGVHTDVTDKSAAEEQLRELNETLETRIALALSERAAALSRAQIERDRAWSQTQDLLVIAERDGRLAAVNAAWTRLLGWEEQELVGRPFADLTHPDDLAGTLVAFAGIFEAPLVVPYEYRLRHKEGHYCWFAWMGSFRDERVYASGRDTTAEHEKAEALATAENALRQSQKLEAIGQLTGGVAHDFNNLLTVIRGSVDLLRRNNLTEQKRIRYIDAIGDTADRAAKLTGQLLSFARRQALSAVLFDVAASLNEVATMLQTMTGSRIILDLQTPDDPYFIVADRSQFDTAIVNMGINARDAMHGEGRLTITTEPVSSIPPIRGHAAVAGDFVAVTIGDTGSGISPDKLDKIFEPFFTTKSVGEGTGLGLSQVIGFAKQSGGDICVDSTLGEGTRFTLYLPRANSDEAAETSEFEPTALVDGNGACVLVVEDNQDVGNFATAALRELGYDSILATDANAALAALAATPDRFHIMFSDVVMPGMNGVELAQEVRRQFPNVPVILTSGYSHVLAQDGGHGFDLLHKPYSIEQLSRVLQRAVAWQQVQRGNGREQV
- a CDS encoding manganese catalase family protein, with the protein product MYYHDKRLQYPVHVANPDPAFARMLQQAIGGVEGEIRVCMQYFFQAWGNRAPTTKYRDMLLHTATEEIGHIEMLATAVALNLDKAPTHLQEEGVKDSIVGAVMGGENPRQSIEGIIHKNLLSGGMAAMPMDSDGVPFNMSHVYASGNVAADMYCNVAAESTGRVLAVRLFNAAHDEGMKKMLHYMIARDTMHQQQWLAVIEELGAEAMNLPVPNSFPQDMEDQANNYNFYATSVDGTFPEGRWTSGPSMDGNGDFTVFRNEPLGDEPIMGPARPDSGAQTQQIG
- a CDS encoding YidH family protein, whose translation is MTEPDNDDLAVTRTSLAEDRTILAHERSFAGWLRTGMAAVGIGLGFNALFEALHPAWVPKAIASGFLVIAIFIFVSAERRACGIISRLEAHEITALRPIKMRLLTGGLVSATMALGVAIWALAASG
- a CDS encoding HpcH/HpaI aldolase/citrate lyase family protein, with product MSAADRAHQIKGLDTPATALGATLYLPATRGDLAVVLLGGWPNLRSAVVWLEDGVRTDARLYGRACL
- a CDS encoding HpcH/HpaI aldolase/citrate lyase family protein, which codes for MSAPVFEGFGNVTLLREEVTRDIEHGMLTKTAIHPSQIDAIQSLYAVDPGVLMEARKIRDDTTEAVFSLNGAMCELATHRRWAATVVRRAEYFGIRRDSVLALTG
- a CDS encoding universal stress protein; this translates as MENILVATDFSARSDRALRRAMHIARRRNSVIYLLHVVDGDQPHRLIESDHSLAALLLAEAASTLTVEDRLSSKSIVTVGDVDSAVLETADDIGADLIIMGPHRKRIRDVFTGTVVERVLRRAERPLLIAAEPPIAPYQKVLLALDFDEASKSAGRAAVALGIFENMDVVVMHAFDTPAAGMLRRSMLGDAVPDYVEEERQDAANKMHDLAGAIGLPSGRRHVVAVNGTPARTILEAAQGNGAELVVMGANQRKGFECLLIGSVAQDVIRNGMHDILIVPDKGI
- the ygiD gene encoding 4,5-DOPA dioxygenase extradiol, with product MISQPATAPALFIGHGSPMNTLETNGFTESWSDLGRVLPRPRAILVISAHWFIGATAVTAMPRPRTIHDFYGFPPELFAYDYPAPGAPNLAQEVADVVKPYWVGLDYDQWGLDHGTWSVLAHMYPEADIPVVQLSINALKPLAYHVDLGLKLAALRKSGVMILASGNVVHNLQLVRWNRPDAAFDWNLRFDETVATQLAEDPVSILRVTDHPDYAKSVPTPDHFIPLLYTAGLAAASEGRADAIVRGYAMGSLSMTCYGIGTEKFCPTKAEGAATLPVRVPADQSNI
- a CDS encoding trimeric intracellular cation channel family protein, which codes for MFETIASTLDWFGVVVFTVTGCLVASRKQMDIVGFALMGTVTGIGGGTLRDTLLNLPVFWIEEPSYLLTCGVTSVVIFFTAHIPQSRYRTLLWLDAVGLALFAVTGAGRAMDAGVGAAVVVAMGVVTATFGGIIRDLLGGESPVILTREVYITAALAAAAAFIGLIGLGAVREFATAVGFVVGLLVRAAALHFHWSLPRYKPRPGVDTA